The segment GAAAATGCTCACCGAGCATCCCGGTTCACTGGCATTGCTTGGCGCGGTGTTTCTGTGTACTACCGGAGCCGAAGCACTTTATTCTGACCTCGGGCACTGCGGACGCGGCAACATCCGTATCAGCTGGGGCTTTGTGAAGGCGGCGCTTATTCTCAACTACTTTGGTCAGGGTGCCTGGCTGCTCAAACAAGAAGGCCAGCTGCTCAACGGTGCTAACCCGTTCTATTCAGTAATGCCCGAGTGGTTCAAAGTTACCGGCATCATCATTGCCACAGCCGCCGCCATTATTGCCAGTCAGGCCTTAATCAGCGGTTCGTTTACACTCATCAACGAAGCCATACGCCTTAATTTCTGGCCAAAAGTGCGAATCAAATATCCATCCGACCTCAAGGGCCAGCTTTATATTCCTTCCATCAACTGGCTGCTGATGATTGGCTGTATCGGCGTGGTACTTTACTTCCGCGAATCGTCGAACATGGAAGCGGCATACGGTCTGGCAATTGTGATCACCATGCTTATGACCACCATGCTGCTGAGCTTCTACCTGTACATGAAACGCTACCCCAGCTGGCTCATCGTGTTGCTGCTGTTTGTGTATCTGAGCATTGAAGCCCTGTTCCTTATTGCCAACCTCGAAAAGTTTGCACACGGAGGTTACATCACGCTCATCATTGCATCCGTACTCATTCTCGTAATGTGGATCTGGTACGATGCCCGAAAAATCAGAAACCGTTACGTGGAATTTGTGAAAGTAAAAGAATACCTCCCGCTGCTGGCCGAACTCAGTCAGGACACCTCGGTATCCAAACATTCCACACACCTTGTTTACCTCACCAGTGCCGATCATAAAGACGATATCGAATCGAAAATTCTGTATTCTATTTTACAGAAACGCCCCAAACGCGCTGATGTATATTGGTTTGTACACGTACACGTAACCGACCAGCCCTACACTATGGAATATAAGGTTACCGAGCTGATGCAGAATGATGTGTTCCGTATCGACTTTTACCTCGGTTTCCGTGTGCCTACCAAAATCAATCTGCTGTTCCGCAAAGTGGTGAGTGAAATGGTACAGAATCACGAAGTGGATATTACCAGCCGCTACGAATCGCTCAACCGCAAAAGTGTAATCGGTGATTTCAGTTTTGTAGTGCTTGAAAAATACCTTTCAAACGATAACGAGCTGCCCGTTTACGAGAAAATCATTCTCGATATTTATTACTTCATGAAACCGATTACGCTTTCTGAAGAAAGTGCGTTTGGGCTCGATACAAGTTCGGTGCTGGTAGAGAAAGTACCGATTGTGCTGGCGCCGGTGCGCGAAATAAATCTGAAACGAATCAAATGCTGATAAAAAGACAAAGCCGGATATTTTCCGGCTTTGTCTTTTTATCAGTGGTGTTTACTTTGCTTCTGGGGTAAGCAGCACAGCCTGCACCTGTACGTTCATTTTCTTCAGCACGGGCTCATCACTCGATACAAGATGATCGCCGGTTACAAGAGCGAGTTCGCGCTGTTCCATAAATTCATACACTGCAGGCGACTCGACAAGCTGCACGGAAATGCCGGTATTTTCAAGTTTACCGTTTTCCCAGCCCGCCGCGCCACCGCCATAATCCCAGCCAAAACCTGAAAAACGGAATGGCTTGCCGTTAATGGCCTGAAGTTTTTCGAGCGATAAACCGGGCACTACACCGGCTTGGGTTTTCCACCGGCCTTTGTATTGAATAGGTTTATCAGCCTCTATCAGGCAGCTCACTTTTACGTAAGCTATACCCGTTTTACCCGAATTGTTTTGCCACACAACGGCCACTTCATCAGGCGTTCCCCGAAAAAGATAGGTGGCTGTTTCCCAGTTTCCTTCTGCCCCCCAGAGCGTATCGGTTTTCACATTGGCATCGCCGTAAGCAGCACGCAGTTCGGTTTCCGAACCAAACAACACGAGACTGTCGAGCAGCGATGTGGCAGAAACGGTTTGGGCATTTATCTGTACGGGCGTGGCGGAAGATGTTGGAGAGGTATGTGCATTTGTATTCTCGTCAGCATTTCCGCAGGCCGCAGCCAGCAAAAGCAAAAGCAGATAATATGCGCGGTTCATAATTGCAGATCGGTAAAACTTGTGCAAATTAGTGTGAAATATCACACAGCACAAGTTTTGTGTGATCACTGAAATTTCCGCACCTATGATTTTTCGCTGCATCAAAGCCTACAACGTACTTTACGAAAACCCGATTGAAGTAAAGCGGGGCGACAAAGTAAAAGCGGGTAAATTCGACACCGACTGGCCGGCTTTTCGCTGGTGTGCCGGGCCCGACGGGCGCGAAGGATGGATGCCCGATGATTTGCTTGATGAAGTAAACGGCGAGTTTTTCGCCAATACCGATTACAGCGCCCGCGAGCTTCCGCTTGCTGAAGCGGCAGTAGTGGAAGGCTTAATCGAAAACGGTGGCTGGTGGTGGTGCCGAAACAGCAAAGGCTTGCAGGGCTGGGTGCCCGAAACGCATCTTGAAATGATTGATTAACAGCCTGCCGGAAATGCCCGGCAGGCTGTTACAGCAAGTTATTTATGAAGCAGCTTGCTTTCCATCAGCAACACATCGCTTTGCGACTGTGTGAGGTATAAAATCAGCAAACCGTAAGGCATGCCCGGCTGAATTTCATTGGCGGGCAAATTCGTGGTATCAGCGGCAAGCAGCTTAATGATGTGTTGTTTGCGCTGGCTTGCATCAGAATAATTAAACGCTAAATCCTGATTGGCAAACAACATGGTTATCG is part of the Bacteroidota bacterium genome and harbors:
- a CDS encoding KUP/HAK/KT family potassium transporter, translated to MSHNSHGHNKVTFAGLLITLGIIYGDIGTSPLYVLKAIVGNNPISSDYVLGGLSCIVWTLTLQTTVKYVLLTLRADNNGEGGIFALYTLVRRTKKKWLLVPAIVGGSMLLADGIITPPISVASAIEGLRVFDPEINTIPIVISIIAGLFLIQQFGSKLVGRFFGPIMLLWFSMLAVLGVAQIAGNVEILKALSPHYAVKMLTEHPGSLALLGAVFLCTTGAEALYSDLGHCGRGNIRISWGFVKAALILNYFGQGAWLLKQEGQLLNGANPFYSVMPEWFKVTGIIIATAAAIIASQALISGSFTLINEAIRLNFWPKVRIKYPSDLKGQLYIPSINWLLMIGCIGVVLYFRESSNMEAAYGLAIVITMLMTTMLLSFYLYMKRYPSWLIVLLLFVYLSIEALFLIANLEKFAHGGYITLIIASVLILVMWIWYDARKIRNRYVEFVKVKEYLPLLAELSQDTSVSKHSTHLVYLTSADHKDDIESKILYSILQKRPKRADVYWFVHVHVTDQPYTMEYKVTELMQNDVFRIDFYLGFRVPTKINLLFRKVVSEMVQNHEVDITSRYESLNRKSVIGDFSFVVLEKYLSNDNELPVYEKIILDIYYFMKPITLSEESAFGLDTSSVLVEKVPIVLAPVREINLKRIKC
- a CDS encoding peptide-binding protein, which encodes MIFRCIKAYNVLYENPIEVKRGDKVKAGKFDTDWPAFRWCAGPDGREGWMPDDLLDEVNGEFFANTDYSARELPLAEAAVVEGLIENGGWWWCRNSKGLQGWVPETHLEMID